The genomic window AATGACAACGGGCTCTGTTCTCCCTTGCTCGCACAGACACAAGATCTCTCTTGGGAGAATGTTGGAGGGGTCTTCTATTAAAAAACATTGGCCATGCCATGCGGGCAATTGGCTTTTCTCGGGCCAGGAAAACTAACGCTTCAAAGACCCCCATTTTGCTGCCATGCCCGCACTGAGGCTGTTGTATATATAAGCACTATTTATTTATTCCTCAATCGAGAATAGTAAAGCCATTGACCAATGACCTGTAGCTCTTAATATCCCAAACTCGTATCTTTTTGTCACACTGTACTTTTAAAGAAAAGGTGGCCTGTGCCATTGTGGGAAAGATATGTTGCACTATCATGAAAGGAAGTGGAAAATGATTGAAGAATCATGGATTTATAAAAATGTGGTGCTTAGAATGTATTGCCATATTTATCGTTAATGCAGACGTTGTGCCTTACTGGGCTGTTCAAATGTATAATTTATCTCAATTCCTCACAGGCACGAGGGGAGCTTGTTATGTCTGAAGTTTATAGCCttgtttttgtttctttcttgGTTTCTTGTGATTCATGATTCCAAATGATCTTTTTATTAGTGAATTGGGAACTGCTTTATGAGCTATAAACCTTATAATAATCTTTAAGCACtcctattgaaaaaaaaaaagaaaaaagaaagaggatggcaaACCTTCCCCTTGATTCTTCTAACTCGATGCATAAATGCTGTTCGTGGAATGGATGCATGCTGTTAGCCTCCACAGGTGGAAATTTATGTCCCTGCCAGCTGATTACTGCTTGTTGAAGTCTTGTGTGGGGAACTGGTACCTGATAAATGAACAAAGGAGTCATGCATGGACTTGGCATTAGGTCGTGCTTTTTAACACTGCTCCTAGATTTCCAGGCTGTGCTGCAAGTTCTGAATAAATGTAACAGAACTCTATGAGCTTCAAATGTCTTCCATATGGCTTGCATCTTCACTAGAGCACCGGTGTATGATGGTTTGTGGTGTACTAGCATTATTGATATACATGTTAGATATCAGTTGCTGCTTTTTCTTTGAATGTGATCTGATGTACGTCCCAGTTCTCAACTGACATGATGTGATCATTTTTGCCAAGACTTGCTTCCTAACAATGATGTCTTAGTATATAGAGAAGATATTGTATCAGATAATTCTGTCATGGGGCAATTAAGTTTTTTCACTTAAAACAGAATGATAGTTGTGGAAATCTTGCCTGGTGGGACTTAAAATGAATGTTCCTAAGTGGCTGTGCTGAGGCAGCGTGTTTGTCATAAACTCTAGGCTTGATCATATTTAGTGTGGGTGGTGTGCGTTTGGATTATGGATCCAAACTTGGTTCTCCAGAACGCCTCACCTGCTCAGCATAACCATGCTTTAGCCATCATGCTTGTCAGGGGGGGAATGTAGTATTGCTTAATTTCAGGGCAATTATATTCTTGTATCTTTAGGCGAGAGCAAAATGCTTTAGCAACTCAAAACGTAATTCAAAAAGTCATTTACCATTGCTCAAAGTCATTCAATTCGTGTGTAGTATTCTTATTGCTCCCTTTAAATTGGTATCATAAAATGCGTCATGTGATGAAGCAAAGTGAATGGTGTAAGGTAATTAAGTGCCTTTTTCTAATGATTTGTCTGAGTTACCATGGCATTTATCTAAAATGTCAGAGGGACTTTATTGCTAGTAGCTTAATGACTTACCTATAGAGATTCTTGCCCTTCAAGAAGCATTTTGGGTCCTGAAAGATGGAACAATGATTTACCTTCACGAAGCAGTGGGTTTTAGCACTTCTTATCATCTCTGTTCTGCCAAATTGTTTAAATGAACATCTAGATcttttctccataaaagattgcacgaggattTCAAGTGCAAAAATCTGAAACCTAGATGTGTTATTTTGCATGGTTCCACATTTATTATTTCATCTGAAGCTGCTGATTGTTGGGCTTATATCAGAAAATCTGGTCATTTTGGGTGTTCTTTGAAATTAGGAAGCCGTTTAAAAGTTCTTACTTCAAGTAAAGAACCTAAATTTAATTCtacattttcttcttctcttcaccaTCTTGGCACTTGGttcacaacctatcttagttaTTACGCAGCAAGTTTCTTTCTCATCTTACTCGAATGCAGAAGACAGTGCCAACCCATGGGGCTCACAGAAATAAATATTTTCCCTCAAATGTTGTCAATCTGACAACTAATGATACAACTGATACAAATTACAGTGTTTCTAGATCAGCAAAATGAATTAGTTTCCATGGTTAGTTTGTTTTAAGGCAACATCTGTTAGAACGACATAATGAGAAGTCCATCTGCAACTCTGATATTGAGTTGTAGGTTGGAGCGAACTGATCACCGCCTTTTCACAGATCCATCTATGAAAAGAACATCATCAATCCATGCAACAATATTAAATGCCAAACTTTCCAACACCCTTGAGTAGCTCTCTAGGATTGCTTGTCCAACATCCTGTGACAGAAAAAGGTTAGACAAATCACCTGCAGATGTGATGAAATTGGGATGATGCTAATGACATGATGGAAATTATGATGCAGAAAATGGCTAGCAGCATGGTAGCTCCTTACCTATAGCAGTTTAACATCTGGCTCCATGTCTAGTATATTTAAGTACAACAGCAGATTAAATTTCATGTGCTATGTTGCATCCTTACCTTATTGTACTGGATTTTGCTTGTATCTAGTGTTGTTTGTGACAATTCAGGGTATCTTTGCTTCAGCCAAAGCAAGAGAGATTCAGCTCTACTTGCAAGCATGTGGTTTTTGTCTCCATCAGCCATCAAGTCCTTGACCATATCCCATGAAGATTTTGAATTGTTCATGCATGCTTTGCGCCGCCATACATACATTGCGGCTTCCACACGGTCTGCAATATCAAGTGCTTCATGTTCTGAAGTTATATCAAGACAATCAAGAAGATAATCAGGGCAGAACTTGTCGGGAGTTGACATGCGGCGATAGATTGAATCTCCTACACTCGATCGCCCACTCTGAAACACAAAAGCAATTTTCAGCGCTAAGAATTTAAATTACAACCCTTTCACTTCTCTATCATCAGATAAGAATTGCAGTAGAATAGACATAAACCATGCAAGATGCGGACCATTTTGCTACAAAGGTGTTTGGACATTGGATCCTATGAGATGAAGGCTAGCTAATCCACTAAACATATATTTGTGGTAACTTTTGGATTATATACCTTTGGAAGTGCTGCAAGGTATGATTCTGGGACTTCCATTTCACAAAGCATGGCACTGTTGATTGCCATGGCTGCTTTGTGAATCTGATTTGCACATTCACGCTTTTGCTGCAGCTCCTTCTGTGATCTCTCAGGGAGGCCAGACGCAGGAACACATGGAACAGGTAGCCACCATTTTTCGTCATCCCGATGAATCACCCGCCGGAATGACCTTGAGTTACAGGCAATTGATGATTGCTTGCCTTCGTCGTACCAGAATTCTGTGTTCTGGAAGCTGTCCAATATTTCCTGCAGTAAATTTTGGTACCTAGTGAGCTAAGTTTGTagtgtttttaattttttaaaaaatatttaactgTCTTGAATCTTTCTGACACAACAAGTCCTTGCCTATAATATGTATCATAACAAAATGCTGATCATTAAAATCTTACAAGCAGCATAGCGTCCAGCTTTTCAAGTGCAGGAAGGTTGATGTAAATGTCTGATCTTGGTCTGCTTGCCATCACCTGAAAAATAGAGCTACATTaaagatgagaaaaagagaggcaATGGAAGTAAGGAGAATTTTTGTTTATTGAGACTGATCCTCACCTCCAGAGTAGTACCATCTGGCAAGCTTTGGAAAGAAGGGTAGAATTCAACTATGTAATCGCAGACAGACAGAAGGCAATCCATCTCTCTCCTCCACATGGACTTCTTCTCAGGTGGCAGAGGCTCCAACTTATAGCAGTGGCCAAAGACAGTAGCTGTGGAAATACAGAGGGAAAGGATAAAGGAGTTAAGATGTGGATGGACATAGAGCTAACTCGACATCGCTATGAATCATAGCTGTTACACAGACCGTTGCATTTAGATGTTACACTATGATTCTGATATGAAGACAAGAACATGATGGAGAAAATGATGGCAAAATAAATTCCATCACTTGGGTTCTGGACTTTTACCATAGAGGTTTGTAATGGCATTTGAGATTGCAACAGCTGAGCAAACACCCTTCCCACTTCCCGACATGTCTTCACCGAGCAAAAGCTTCGAGAATTTCTCCTTCATCATTTCCAGCTCTGGTAGTCTAACAAACATCAGAACAAGCAACAAAAATTTGAGCAGGTTATGTTTTCAATTCATGGTAGATGGTGAACTGACCTGAATTTGCTATATCATCATTGCATGGTTTCTCATCCAGAACATCGACATGCTGTTTCATTCTGAGTTTGGTAAGAACAGGTGAAGCTCGTCCCACAAGCTTAGAAATTGGCCATCTCATTGGTAGGGGAAGGGGCTCATCCGAAATGCTGGGCTCGGAATATGTTGAGACTTCAGAAATTGTGCGGCTATAGTCGAGTGAATCACCACCAGGGGTGGAACTTCCAATGTCTGTATTTGATCTCTCCATCTGGTCTTCTGAGGAGGGAGGGCAATCCATATCTGAGTTCTCGTCACACACCAAGGAGCTGTCCATCTCCAGTATAAAAACTCGAGTTTGATCCACTTAAACCTGCAGTCAACTGAAGATAGTCAATGGATTTTAAACTTCTTTTCATGGAGGAATTGCAAGGAACTGGTAATTTCCTGGTTTGTAATGcaattcatctttttttttttttttttttttgagagaatctGTTGTATATGACACTGAAAATTTGATGTCAATGAGGAATTTATCATTCCAAAAATTTCTAAAGAATAATAATATGTATTACTTGAAGCAGCTTAATGCATGGTTGTTTTCTTAACTGCAACTTTTCTAACTGCTTAATGGTGAAAATAGTTAAAAGATAGTTGTTCCCAGTAAAAGAAATAGTCAGCAGATATCGATAGTACACAAACTTCCTGAGAATCTAATGCAGATAAATGGTAGAAGAACTTACTCCAGATGGTATGAAAGAACAAAGCAGTTTAATTAAGGCAACCCTTCTGAAAACAAACAGGAAACTGCCAAACAGAATGGCACCAAATATAAGAcgcgaagaaaaagaaaaaggtgaagatTTAACTCAAAAGCCTTTTTTAAGTTTCATAAACAACATTTCAGTTCTTTTGCTTTTGTGTCGACTGCTTTTGCTTTCTCTATGTTCCCTAAGAAAAGCTTAATATAGTTCAGTTGCTAAGTTCATAAGACAATGATTCACATGACACCTTATCAGCTTTTCTTTTCTACCACCAAAGCAACAGGCAcgagattcaaaaaaaaaagaatcctaCCGTTGCAGAGATATTAGCGGTCCCTCCTTACCCTTCTGCGGTTATTTGAATTCCAAAGTGGTAGGCACCGCCATCAGTTTGAATCCCTTCCGTTCCCACCCATTAAAGATACCCTTCTTTTGCTTTGTACTGAATTCAAATCCTGACACTCAGCTATCTGGCTGTGAGGGTGAAGACGAAGGCTTTTAGGATCCCTCCTATGAGGAATGGATAGTGTTCGAAGAAGCTTAAGCTGTGGAATACTATGGTGGTCGCATTGCCATATAAGAGCCTAAAAGAGGACCCACGTCTTCTTATCTTGATGGAATACTGTGACTGCAGAGCtttttattatctttttcagGCATTGGAAGAATGTGTCTGAGAAGCAGTGGAAGAGATGTCAAGTTCCTTCTTAATTATTGAATGATTAGCTGGTTTTAGAATTACGGCAAGAAGGAAAAAGCAAGGTTTTAAATGTAAAAGACTATATTTTATGATCTATATGTTTCATGTGTGGGAGGGGTTTTAATGTTAATTTGATTGGTGATGGATTGTTTACCCTTCTCCAGGGTTTAGTGGGAGCTTAACTATTAGATTAAGTGAATTAACCAGGGAAATTGCAAGCGATTACAGAGGTGCACTCACAGAAAAATAGTTAGTGGATTGAGAAATGAACTTGAGAAAAATGATATAATATAAAATGAGAAATGATTTGGTGCTACGCATATAGCTACACGTTTTCACCACCACTACTGAAATGGCAAAAATTTGTGCCTTCATTGGTTCCAATTGCGACACATGCCCTTTTGTACTTCAAATCTATAAGAAAAAGTTGGCTTGTCCTGTTGATTTTCTTTGGATGTTCTTTATGAGCATTTCCACTTCACGATCTCCTGTTTAAGGCCAATTTTTACTTCCATCTTAGCTTTCTTGACCTCTTCTTCTCTAGTTTTTGGGCCTGATTCCATAAACCTTCAAAGATTTGCAACTGATGAAAAACTAAAATTTCAAGTATACATCATATGGTTACTCTGTTTTTCTTTTGGTCATAAAATAAGCTGTCCTATGCTCTCTTCTTCATCACAATTCATTGGACCACTCGAGCTTAGACTCAAATAATTTCCATTGTTTGAAGTTCTTGTCCACCAATTCTACAACATCAGCAAGAGAAGTCTTTTCTATTGTTTATTTTGTTGACATACCTCTGCATGCACTCATGTGCAATGGAAAATATTCCTCCTTCCCACAGACTACATGCAAACATGGCAGCCATGAAACTTTAAACAATCAAGAAGAGCTCTTGAAGAGAATTAACAAATAATCCAGTCCCTTCTTCTTCAGGCTGTCATTGTTCCGAATTTAGGGGGTTCGGATCATGTTATTTggtttaggagatatgaatgctAGGAGTAATGGGCTCTTCATGGTTTTCATGGTCACTTTTAGTCTATTTTTATATGACAAGGGTTGATAGATGTTGCGGGCAATCCCCTCATCGTCTGGTCATCGGAAACgaacacctgcaagagaagtccacactgactggagatgcctccggcggagaccctccgacggtcaagtcagagaggagactaggcaacagtagaaaagaatcaggggctcagcgggagagagctagagagagagagagagagctcaggaGCTTAGAAAAGACCTCCTTtcaacactgttgccttccccattttatagtagggcgcggcgtggagagagagagagagctcaggaGCTTAGAAAAGACCTCCTTTCAACACTGTTGCCTTCCTCATTTTATAGTAGGGCGCGGCGTGGTCCtgccattaatggcgcagacaactggggagttgtcaaatcgtcggaggctgtcagagtcgccacGGACTGACAAgtcaccgtgggctgtcaaatcactggggctgacgtatgtccttggcaggacgatGTCCCCAGGGCGGCCACGCCGCACGTCCTTgtcaggacagcagcccatagcgATCGTACGGTATTTtggggagccgaccgaccatacgtcggtatttagccgcgggacgtcgggtgaagacCCGGAGACACTGTCGGCTGGTTTGGCGCATTGCGGGAGTCGGACGTCGACTGCTACCCCCGCCCGATAGTGAGTCGGTAATCTGGGCTCCGCCGCTCGGCTAGTCGGGAACGAAATGGGTCTGCTcgaccgacacaccttcggtcggataatgTTAGCGGCTATTATCGACAGTCATCgatcggtgcggtcggtagagtcgggcgccgGTCGGACAGGCCTGAGGGTGAGTCGGCATAAAAGGtttcggtcggtatatcccaacagttgcccccccactcctgagtcggatgtcgtgctgGCCAGCATTTctgcgtgggcgacggcttcggacgaaaggagtagaTATCCATCACATCATGCTTCGACTCTGACGACCGTACCAATGAACGGTCCGACGTCAGCCGTCCCATTGGTGTCAGACGTTCCAttggtgtcagacgtcccattggGAGCAGGAACCGTCGTTTCCGCCGTCTCCTCGGGAACGCAAACCACCGTCGGTTAGTGAATCCTGAGACGTAGTTTTTTCGCCACGtggcagggggccattgggccgaactcgttcaggcggatggaggcgacgtggcttgatctggggcaggtgcgtcgaatcgtCGAATCGAGGGAAGGT from Elaeis guineensis isolate ETL-2024a chromosome 4, EG11, whole genome shotgun sequence includes these protein-coding regions:
- the LOC105042901 gene encoding rop guanine nucleotide exchange factor 3, which codes for MDSSLVCDENSDMDCPPSSEDQMERSNTDIGSSTPGGDSLDYSRTISEVSTYSEPSISDEPLPLPMRWPISKLVGRASPVLTKLRMKQHVDVLDEKPCNDDIANSELEMMKEKFSKLLLGEDMSGSGKGVCSAVAISNAITNLYATVFGHCYKLEPLPPEKKSMWRREMDCLLSVCDYIVEFYPSFQSLPDGTTLEVMASRPRSDIYINLPALEKLDAMLLEILDSFQNTEFWYDEGKQSSIACNSRSFRRVIHRDDEKWWLPVPCVPASGLPERSQKELQQKRECANQIHKAAMAINSAMLCEMEVPESYLAALPKSGRSSVGDSIYRRMSTPDKFCPDYLLDCLDITSEHEALDIADRVEAAMYVWRRKACMNNSKSSWDMVKDLMADGDKNHMLASRAESLLLWLKQRYPELSQTTLDTSKIQYNKDVGQAILESYSRVLESLAFNIVAWIDDVLFIDGSVKRR